Proteins encoded by one window of Mariniplasma anaerobium:
- the rpsO gene encoding 30S ribosomal protein S15 — protein MALTKAEKQEIIKSYAIKEGDTGSPEVQVAVLSAEIASLNEHLQKHIHDFHSRRGLYMMIGKRRRLLKYLRHEDVARYQTLIQRLGLRR, from the coding sequence ATGGCACTTACAAAAGCTGAAAAGCAAGAAATCATTAAAAGTTATGCAATCAAAGAAGGAGATACTGGTTCTCCAGAAGTACAGGTAGCTGTATTATCTGCAGAAATCGCATCTCTAAACGAACATTTACAAAAACACATTCATGATTTCCACTCTCGTCGTGGTTTATACATGATGATTGGTAAGAGACGTCGTTTGTTAAAGTATTTACGTCATGAAGATGTAGCACGTTATCAAACACTAATTCAAAGATTAGGATTACGTCGATAA